ACAACCACTCTTACGATAACAGCAATAACGGTGGGTTGGGccgagaatgattggcccaaaggcatctagctggcttttatgcctaaggcaggacgaaCTCACGTCACCTGGTCTCTAGCCTAGAACCTTAATCACCAGATCACGGGGTCAAAAGTggcagcccgtgggccagatccatcatgcgcaggccacgcccacccgagcTCCACGAAGGGGGGAGATGTCACAGtacgtcacgtgacagcaacgtgacgactcgagtttgacacccaatgcactagaccaaactagctctctaTTCTAACCACCACTCCCGAGTTTCATTTCAAGCAGAGAATGCTGATCGTTATTATGAACCAAAGTACTCCTCTATCAGAAAACTACCAGAAGGAAACCCAGTTCCCACCTTTACAGGGATGAAAGTTTGTGAACTATCCATGATCCACAGTGCTGTGATAACTTAAAGCCGTAATAATTGAGGTTCCAAAATGGAAACTTTCTTCTGCTTCGGTCATTCTACTGATCTATTTGTCTGTGTTAGGATCATTGTGTGACCTGGTTACATATTCTTTTTCCAAACGCACACGCTGAATGTTTGCTTAACATGCTCAATAAGGACATGACCCCACTACACTGTTTGGAACACTGCTTTTATTTGTTAATTGTATCTCCATCTATTGATTCTGAACCAGTCACTTAGGTAACATTCTGATCGCATTCCAGATTATAGATCGTCCCGTAAGGTTCAGAAACATTTCCTCACCTCTTGTAGGTTACTAAGAGGAATGGAAACAGCAAGGATAGCTTAATAGGTCACCATggttttaattaataaattttgATAAAGGCACAACATACTGACCTACAGTTTGCTCAATCATAATTTAAAAACCCATGTTTGGGTCAGCTAACACGACTACATCAAACCAGGCTATTAAAATGGTTTATAAATCACATACTCAGCCATATCCAAGCAAACCCCATTATGGTTTAAAAGTTTATTAAGCATTACATGCTGTGAGAATCCGGTCTATTATGGTTTATTCATCAGAACTTAATTAAAAATGACTGATCGTAATGCACCAATATAATCAAGTTGTCTAATCGAGAACAGCATTTAGAGCAATTTGGAATAGTCAGCCGCACAAATGTAAATTATAATCTTGCAAACAGATGCCATATTCTACTGACCTTCCACTGCAACTCCAAAGGGAAAAGTGAATTTAATTGTGTCTACCTAAGAGCAGTAGCAAAGGCCATTATAATCCTCAGTTTACGGATACAATCAGGAACAGAATTTCGATTGCTAAACAAGACGATTGTTAAATGAGTCTTGctcaattttacaacctcttttttttaaccatgatGGTTAAGATAATCATTACTGTTTGTTAAGTGCATCCAGCTTTCCTCAtcgattttgcttgttagaaaccaTCTGGGAAGGTCTCAAATGATGATTACGTAACCCTGGGGCTTCAACTATggttaaatacatgctggttgcaatgctcttgaattttgatcacgtgaccctgggatgctgcgatggttgtaAGCACGaggaactgtcactaaacaaatggttgttaagcgacTCCATGTCCTCATTTAAAACTTTATAGTCCAAATAGTGGAAAGTATagcggtagtcctccacttacaacagtttgtttagtgacagttcaaagctacaacggcacaggaaaaattgacttatgatcgtgttccatacttacgaccattgaagcatctccatagtcagatgatcaaaattcagaggcttggccactggttcatatttacgacggttgaagtgtcccgggggtcaccttttgcagccttctgacaagcaaaatcaaaagggcagccagattcacttaacaaccatgctgttAACTGcagggtttcacttaacaacatcggcaagaaaggtcgtaacatgtGGCAAAAGCCACTTAACAAatacctcacttagcaacagaaattttggcctcaattgtagtcagaagtcaaggacttacctgtactcATCTCCTACATAAATGAATTCCGTGGccttaagataggtggacttcaactccgagttcctcaaccagccatGGTTGAGGAACTCCGGTCTAGACATGCTTTCTCTTCTGTATCACCcatctagaattttttttttcaatgccttggAGTCACTGTTGACTCCTGCGaactgtctggacaagtccctgcagttttgttggcaacATTTTCGGAAGTAATTTGCAATTGCCACTTTCTTCCTGGGGGCTGAGAAAGAACGATTTagctcaaggtcatccagctgactttgtgcctaagactCCCAGGTTCTAGCCTCTAACCTTTATACCAAATTttataccaaattggctctccAGCTACCTTCTTCATTTGTCGTCCCTGAAAGACGTCCAGCACCGGAAAACCCAGGAGGGCTTTAATTCAAGTCTTGCAACACTCTTACTCATGTGTAAAAACCTTACATTCCTTCTCAGAAGCAGTCTTGAGCAATCCTTAAACTAGTAGCCTTAGATTTCCCCCCACCGAAAGACTTTTAGAGTAATCCTGTTCTAATCTAGTAAGGATCTTGTAAGGGCGGCTGAAACACAAAACCAGACAAAATACTTCAAATTTCCCAAAAAAGTAATAATGAGGGTTcttattattttcttattattgCTAGAATAGTATTCTTATTACTCCCTCATGATTGCTATGGATATTTTTACTAGGagggttagttttttttaatcaattaccCCAAATGCCGGATGTTGCAAGAGATGTACAGTGTAGTACATGTGATGCCCATACACACTGCTTTAATTTTAGACTCGCACAACACTCCATCTTTCCAAGCATGTCTAGTCACTACACAACACAGTTCCAAAATCTTCCACATTAGACATGTCTGTCAAAATTCAAGAGCCTTAGGTTTAAAATCCCAGGTAAGCCAAAACAAATTGGTCTTCCAAATAGGATTTTCAGTCGATAAAATGGGGTTGATCAATGCCATTCCCAGTAAGGTTGTTGCAAGAATTCACGGCACTTGGTTGCTCAGGATCACTattaaaggaaaagagaaaccACTGAAGAAAACCAGAGGCCATTAGCAAGGCTTGTACAAAAAGCCAGGCTAGAACCACAATAACTCGCCCATCTCAAACACACTCACCGGATGCTTATCTTTTCGTAATTAATCCACTAAGCTCCTTCTATGCCACAACGGCAAGAAACTCCCCCGAAGATGATGCAAATATTATTTTCCAGGACTTGCACTGCATGATACCATCCCAGTTTTCCagacctccctccccccccccgcccctgacTCCGACCCCTTTTCTCGCCTCCCAATTCCATCTCATGACTGTTTCACAGACATCCCCCCCATTCCCCAATTCTccccattttaatttaatttttttactttccAATCCTTATGACTTCAAGACCCACCTCTCCTAAGACTTCTTCTGCCTCACCTTAAAAAGCAGCCCCCCACTGGAACTGGGCTTTTGCTCCTTTCATCACCCCCACCCTGAAATTGCCCCAAGGTTCCTCCTCCTTCCAGATCTCCTCCCTTCCAATACACCTCCAGGCACCCCACTgcaaccttccctccctccctccccccccaacctcACTCctgcttctccgaactactgacCCAGATCCCTTCCCTAAAAAAGGGGACGGGGGGGGGCGCAGCAGGCCTTGGAACCCCAGAAATACACAACTGGGTGGGCTtttggggggggcagagattacATCCCTTGTATTATATCCCTGTATTATCCTTCGATACAGACAGAGAGCATGTATGCCAACCTAAGATCCAAGgcaggcggggagggagggagggagggagttgggGTGGGGGACACATATGGCGATCAATTCCGGAATCTAGAAACATCCAATGGCCGGAATTTGGCAAATCCAGCCTAACGACCACCACCACCAGCAACCCCCCCCTTCTGATTACCTCCCCCCACCCATTCTTAGGGaatgatgggagttgaagtccaaactacCACGCACACACCCCATCCACCCCACGCCCGGCTGTTACTTACCTGGCTGCGTGCCCCGCTTTTtttcggggagtggggggggggtgggaaGCCGGCGTCGGGGCTCCTGGAGACCCCTTGTCCGCTCACCCCCCGCGCTTCCAGAGCCAGGCCATGGCGGAGCCGGCTTCAGGGAtgcgctggaggaggaggaggagaagccggGAGCGCAGagccgggggagggagggagggaaggagggcttAGATGCTCCTCCAGCGCTTTGGGCGGCGGTGGCCTCAGCCCGGCGTGGGCCACTTCCTCGGGGGCTCCGCCGAGTGGCAGGAAGTGGAGCGTCGAGGCTGGGGGGGCTCTGACGGGCAGCGGCGGCCGCCAATAGCGACCTTCCTCCACCACGTTTGTCCCCACCCCGTGAccagcgtctctctctctctctccccccccccgccctcggcTGTTCCTGCGGGTGGCGCGCTcctccccccgccgccgccgccgcctccgggttcttcattcattcattcattcattctcgctTTTTGTTCATGCTGTTTCCTTTACCTCCCACTCCGCCCTCCGCCCTCGCCACCTGCGTTCCGCTTTGaaaaggcgggagggagggagggagggagggaggtcgtAAGATCGGGGAAGGGAGACCACGCGGGGATGTTTGGGGAGCTCGACGTTTCCAGGCGGGGTGACACGCCCGAGGCTCTTCTTCCGTCGCCGGGGATCAGCGGGAATCGCCGCCCGGATGGATCAGAAATCTTtgtccatcctctctctctctctctcgtctatctgtcagtctgcctgcctgcctgcctatctatttacctacctacctgcctgcctgcctacctacctacctatctgcctgcctacctacctatttacctacctacctacctatctatctgcctgcctacctatctgcctgcctgcctgcttacctatctacctacctacctgtttacctacctacctatcgatatgcctgcctacctatctacctacctatctgcctgcctacctatctgcctgcctacctacctacctatctgcctgcctacctacctatttacctacctatctatcggcctgcctgcctacctacccacctgcctacctatctgcctacctacctgtttacctacctacctatcgatatgcctgcctacctatctacctacctatctgcctgcttgcctgcctacctacctacctgtctatctatctctccgaAGCGCCATCCTTGTTGCAAGATTCGAAGgcagcttttttttaattattgtttatttGCCAAGTGCCTTAAagcctggcttttttttttttacagggtgAATTGCGAAATATCCTCGTCGAGatagggtgttgttgttttttccccacctTGGAAAATTGATGAAACGTCGCTAACCGTAATTAGAGGTTGCCCCCAAAATTGGGGTAGGTAGGGAAAGAAAGAGACCAAAAGCCATGGACTTCCAAATGATGCTGAATGTATGACTTCGGCAcgagggatgctgggagttgtagttcagcaacGGGCAAGAAGGCCCGTCGTTGcctcccgtccccccccccccaatccttctGGGTAGTCCTCCCTTAaccaccacaatggagcccagcatAATTTTCTTATGAAGTGAAACATTGAAgataataataacctttattgtcactgtacAACATATGTAGaatgagattggtgg
This genomic window from Ahaetulla prasina isolate Xishuangbanna chromosome 2, ASM2864084v1, whole genome shotgun sequence contains:
- the LOC131190370 gene encoding retinoic acid receptor RXR-beta-like; this translates as MKPIQAAAAAGGGARHPQEQPRAGGGRERERRWSRGGDKRGGGRSLLAAAAARQSPPSLDAPLPATRRSPRGSGPRRAEATAAQSAGGASKPSFPPSLPRLCAPGFSSSSSSASLKPAPPWPGSGSAGGERTRGLQEPRRRLPTPPPLPEKKRGTQPEKMEISLGQWLLILFLVAIPLLYEWSATFKYFCKMAFYNSYILFLAVIAIPICAVRGRSVENMK